The proteins below are encoded in one region of Terriglobia bacterium:
- a CDS encoding ABC transporter permease encodes MSAVLILARLTCLEAVRRRIVLAAGLMAVAFLALYHAGFYYVIVREVQAHTFSPLAVREASNFLLLAGMYAVNFLGVLMAALLGADTLAGEIASETVQALVTKPIPRSAIVAGKWVGLSVLIGSYLALLAGGIVLGVWLRVGTLPHHLAAGLALLYLEAILVMTVTLAGSSATSTLATGGIAFGLYGVGFVGGWIEHVGAFLKSETAVNVGVISSLVFPGEALWKRASYELSSPIVRAAGLSPWASPSVPSAAMIAYAVLYLVAALGFALRRFGRRDL; translated from the coding sequence GTGAGCGCGGTCCTGATCCTCGCCCGGCTGACGTGCCTCGAGGCGGTGCGGCGCCGGATCGTCCTGGCGGCTGGCCTCATGGCCGTGGCGTTCCTGGCCCTTTACCACGCGGGGTTCTACTACGTCATCGTCCGCGAGGTCCAGGCGCACACCTTCTCGCCCCTCGCCGTCCGCGAGGCGTCGAACTTCCTGCTGCTCGCCGGCATGTACGCGGTGAACTTCCTCGGCGTCCTGATGGCGGCGCTTCTCGGCGCCGACACCCTCGCGGGAGAGATCGCCTCGGAGACGGTCCAGGCGTTGGTGACCAAGCCCATTCCGCGCTCGGCGATCGTGGCGGGCAAGTGGGTGGGACTGTCGGTCCTGATCGGTTCGTACCTGGCCCTCCTCGCGGGGGGGATCGTCCTCGGGGTCTGGCTGCGGGTGGGGACCCTCCCGCACCATCTCGCCGCCGGCCTCGCGCTCCTCTACCTCGAGGCGATCCTGGTCATGACGGTGACCCTTGCCGGGAGCAGCGCGACCTCGACCCTGGCCACCGGCGGGATCGCGTTCGGGCTCTACGGCGTGGGGTTCGTCGGCGGCTGGATCGAGCACGTCGGCGCTTTCCTGAAGAGCGAGACGGCCGTGAACGTGGGGGTGATCTCCAGCCTCGTGTTTCCCGGCGAGGCGCTGTGGAAGCGCGCGTCGTACGAGCTCAGCTCGCCGATCGTCCGTGCGGCGGGGCTCTCGCCGTGGGCCTCCCCGTCGGTTCCGAGCGCCGCGATGATCGCGTACGCGGTGCTCTATCTCGTCGCGGCCCTGGGGTTCGCGCTGCGCCGGTTCGGCCGGCGTGACCTCTGA